A region of Sphingomonas crusticola DNA encodes the following proteins:
- a CDS encoding protein-disulfide reductase DsbD family protein, giving the protein MIRIFWAALLALMAVPAQAAQLEPNHITPSLVAETMTPAAGSKVALAFIMKPAPQWHGYWKNPGDAGLETRVAWTAPKGLAFGPLQYPVPQTLLIAGLMNYVYERDYAELVKLDVPAGLAKGTTLPITVKLDWLACNPQTCVPETATLAITLTTGDGAVAPSARSQFDRWRAALPKPLGADAHFAVADGRFRLEVPFPAATATDRPYFFPLTDGAIDYAAPQTASRDGDRLVIETAAKANVPGKVEGLLRVGPSTGLMLTAMPGKITPVSQASGDGGLRTFLTALGGAILGGLLLNIMPCVFPILSLKALSLARAGGTEHEARREALAYTAGVVLICAGLGAGLLALRAAGGLAGWAFQLQDPRVIAVLLLLVLAVGLNLAGLFELPVLSGGGKLAGAGGLQGAFWTGALAAFVATPCSGPFMGVALGAALLLPAAGAMAIFIGLGVGLALPFLLLGFVPALRRWLPRPGVWMDLFRHILSVPMLVTALGLAWILGRQAGVDGMTVGLAAALAIALGLWWAGLRQTAMKSGAWWPVFAALLLAAGLIAIMPRDGAVAATVSKGNEKFSETRLAELRKEGRPVLLYFTADWCLTCKVNEKAAIERDEVKQAFATKHVAVMVGDWTRGDPAISRFLSQHGRSGVPFYLFYPAGGGEPRELPQILTPGLLAGLS; this is encoded by the coding sequence ATGATCAGGATTTTCTGGGCCGCGTTGCTGGCGCTGATGGCGGTGCCCGCGCAGGCGGCACAGCTGGAGCCCAATCATATTACGCCAAGCCTCGTTGCCGAGACGATGACGCCGGCGGCGGGCAGCAAGGTCGCGCTGGCGTTCATCATGAAGCCCGCGCCGCAATGGCATGGCTATTGGAAGAATCCCGGAGATGCCGGGCTCGAGACACGGGTGGCGTGGACCGCGCCGAAAGGGCTTGCGTTCGGGCCGCTGCAATATCCGGTGCCGCAAACCCTGCTGATCGCCGGGCTGATGAACTATGTCTACGAACGCGACTATGCCGAACTGGTGAAGCTTGATGTGCCGGCAGGACTGGCCAAGGGCACCACGCTGCCGATCACCGTGAAGCTCGATTGGCTGGCATGCAATCCGCAGACCTGCGTGCCGGAGACGGCGACGCTCGCGATCACGCTCACGACCGGCGACGGTGCGGTCGCGCCTTCGGCGCGCAGCCAGTTCGATCGCTGGCGCGCTGCTTTGCCCAAGCCGCTTGGCGCCGACGCCCATTTCGCCGTTGCAGATGGGCGCTTTCGGTTGGAGGTCCCGTTTCCGGCCGCGACGGCAACGGATCGGCCTTATTTCTTCCCGTTGACCGATGGCGCGATCGATTATGCCGCGCCGCAAACGGCGTCTCGCGACGGCGACCGGCTGGTGATCGAGACCGCGGCCAAGGCCAATGTACCGGGCAAAGTCGAGGGGCTATTGCGGGTCGGGCCGAGCACCGGGCTGATGCTGACCGCCATGCCGGGCAAGATCACGCCTGTCTCGCAGGCAAGTGGCGACGGCGGGCTACGGACCTTCCTGACGGCCCTCGGCGGGGCGATCCTGGGCGGGCTGTTGCTCAACATCATGCCGTGCGTCTTCCCGATCCTGAGCCTCAAGGCGCTGAGCCTCGCACGGGCCGGAGGGACCGAGCACGAAGCGCGGCGCGAGGCGCTGGCCTATACGGCCGGGGTGGTGTTGATATGCGCCGGTCTCGGTGCGGGCTTGCTGGCCCTGCGCGCAGCGGGCGGCCTGGCCGGATGGGCATTCCAGCTGCAGGATCCGCGTGTGATCGCCGTGCTGCTGCTGCTGGTGCTGGCGGTCGGGCTGAACCTGGCCGGCTTGTTTGAACTGCCGGTGCTTTCGGGAGGCGGCAAGCTGGCCGGAGCCGGCGGGCTGCAGGGCGCCTTCTGGACGGGGGCGCTGGCCGCCTTCGTCGCCACCCCGTGCAGCGGACCGTTCATGGGCGTGGCGCTCGGCGCCGCGCTGCTGTTGCCCGCCGCCGGAGCAATGGCGATCTTCATCGGACTAGGCGTGGGACTGGCTTTGCCCTTCCTGTTGCTGGGCTTCGTCCCCGCACTGCGGCGCTGGCTGCCGCGGCCCGGCGTGTGGATGGACCTGTTTCGGCATATCCTGTCCGTGCCGATGCTGGTCACCGCGTTGGGTTTGGCGTGGATCCTGGGGAGGCAAGCGGGAGTGGACGGAATGACGGTCGGTCTGGCGGCGGCGTTGGCGATCGCTCTTGGGCTGTGGTGGGCCGGGCTACGTCAGACGGCAATGAAATCCGGAGCGTGGTGGCCGGTCTTTGCGGCCTTGCTGCTGGCGGCTGGCCTGATCGCGATCATGCCGCGCGATGGGGCGGTGGCAGCGACGGTAAGCAAGGGCAATGAGAAATTCAGCGAGACACGTCTGGCTGAGCTGCGCAAGGAAGGGCGTCCGGTCCTGCTCTATTTCACCGCCGATTGGTGCCTGACCTGCAAGGTCAACGAAAAGGCGGCAATCGAGCGCGACGAGGTGAAACAGGCCTTTGCAACCAAACATGTCGCGGTGATGGTCGGTGACTGGACCCGGGGGGACCCGGCGATTAGCCGCTTCCTGTCGCAACACGGGCGCTCGGGCGTGCCCTTCTACCTCTTCTATCCGGCCGGCGGAGGCGAACCCCGCGAGCTGCCCCAGATCCTGACGCCGGGACTGCTCGCGGGATTGAGCTGA
- a CDS encoding SDR family NAD(P)-dependent oxidoreductase: MTDLTNQIALVTGASRGLGRATAARLAEAGARVIVHYSASRDAADSLVADIRAKGGQAEAVGGDLAAADGAHKLADAVRGLGIDRLDILVANAGVANLASIEEETVEEFDRQFAVNVRAPFFLVQQLLPILGEGSRIILLSSVVARAAFDGTAAYSATKGAIEVLTRNFAKELGPRGIRVNAIAPGAIDTDMAQAFLGTEEGRDYIKNLQALKRIGQPDDIADAVLFLASDQSRWVDGRSLEVSGGANL, translated from the coding sequence ATGACCGACCTTACCAATCAGATTGCCCTCGTGACCGGTGCCTCGCGCGGCCTTGGCCGTGCCACCGCCGCCCGCCTGGCCGAAGCCGGTGCCCGGGTGATCGTCCATTACAGCGCCAGCCGCGACGCCGCCGACAGCCTCGTCGCCGATATCCGTGCCAAGGGCGGCCAGGCCGAGGCAGTCGGCGGCGACCTCGCCGCCGCCGACGGCGCTCATAAACTTGCAGACGCCGTTCGTGGGCTGGGCATCGACCGGCTCGACATTCTCGTCGCCAATGCCGGCGTCGCCAATCTCGCGAGCATCGAAGAGGAAACGGTCGAAGAGTTCGATCGCCAATTCGCAGTGAACGTTCGCGCGCCCTTCTTCCTCGTTCAGCAATTGCTGCCGATCCTGGGCGAAGGTTCTCGGATCATCTTGCTCTCGTCGGTGGTCGCCCGGGCCGCATTCGATGGCACGGCCGCTTATTCCGCTACCAAGGGCGCAATCGAGGTTCTGACCCGCAATTTCGCGAAGGAACTCGGGCCGCGCGGTATCCGCGTGAATGCCATCGCACCGGGCGCGATCGACACGGACATGGCGCAAGCCTTCCTCGGCACCGAAGAGGGACGCGATTATATCAAGAACCTGCAGGCGCTGAAGCGGATCGGTCAGCCAGACGACATCGCCGATGCCGTATTATTCCTTGCTTCGGATCAGTCGCGCTGGGTTGACGGTCGCTCGCTGGAAGTCAGCGGCGGCGCCAACCTCTAA
- a CDS encoding amidohydrolase codes for MRRVITLTLIMLLAAAPVAARKQLPALEIPVTPQGLVDNVNGYTIDAQGNLERFNGLLIGRDGRVAKLLHDGEARPERPDFRLDGQRRTLLPGLNDAHGHISGLGFQALSLDLTETTTLEDAQRKLQRYAAEHETPAWIRGGGWNQEKWKLGRFPTAADLDPFTKDRPALLERVDGHAILANSAAMAAAGITARTQDPPGGRIERDAKGSPTGLFVDAARALVEKAAPLPLPRERDAAIAKAQDILIADGVTATSDMGTDVNDWESMRRLGDAGRLRVRITSYGMGVDAVLTIAGSQPTPWLYDGRLRMIGVKLYADGALGSRGAWLKQPYSDMSNTRGLQFLDDAKIKNLMSRAAMDGFQVAVHAIGDAANAQVLDAIEELSATYEGDRRWRIEHAQIIDPADLPRFAKYKVVASMQPTHATSDHIMAVKRLGPGRLKGAYAWKTMLDNHVTLAFGSDYPVENPNPFPGMADAVTREDAAGDPPGGFLPEEKISLTQALAAFTTGAAYAAKAEDRIGSLTPGHFADFILLDRDPFQIDSRALRETKVLETWIGGVRAWVRTGS; via the coding sequence ATGAGGCGCGTGATCACTCTCACCCTCATCATGCTGCTCGCCGCTGCGCCAGTGGCGGCGCGCAAGCAACTGCCCGCACTTGAAATCCCGGTCACGCCGCAGGGACTGGTGGATAACGTCAACGGCTACACGATCGACGCGCAGGGAAACCTTGAGCGCTTTAACGGTCTGCTGATCGGCCGCGACGGGCGCGTGGCCAAGCTGCTGCACGATGGCGAGGCGAGGCCCGAGCGGCCCGATTTTCGCCTCGACGGCCAGCGCCGCACCTTGCTCCCCGGTTTGAACGACGCACATGGCCACATTTCCGGCCTCGGCTTCCAGGCGCTCAGCCTCGACCTGACCGAGACGACCACTTTGGAAGACGCCCAGCGTAAGCTGCAACGCTACGCAGCCGAGCATGAGACGCCTGCCTGGATCCGCGGCGGCGGCTGGAACCAAGAGAAGTGGAAGCTCGGCCGCTTTCCTACGGCAGCCGACCTCGATCCCTTTACCAAGGACCGTCCAGCACTGCTGGAGCGCGTCGACGGCCATGCCATCCTCGCCAATAGCGCGGCAATGGCGGCGGCGGGCATTACTGCGCGCACGCAGGATCCGCCCGGCGGCCGGATCGAGCGCGATGCGAAGGGCAGCCCCACCGGCCTCTTCGTCGACGCCGCGAGGGCTCTCGTCGAGAAAGCCGCGCCGCTGCCTTTGCCGCGCGAGCGCGATGCCGCGATCGCCAAGGCACAGGACATATTGATCGCCGACGGCGTCACCGCGACCAGCGACATGGGCACCGACGTCAACGATTGGGAATCGATGCGGCGGTTGGGCGACGCCGGCCGTCTGCGTGTCCGCATCACCAGCTACGGCATGGGCGTCGATGCGGTGCTCACCATCGCCGGATCCCAGCCGACGCCGTGGCTCTACGACGGTCGGCTGCGGATGATCGGGGTGAAGCTTTATGCCGACGGCGCGCTCGGCTCGCGCGGCGCATGGCTCAAGCAGCCGTATAGCGACATGTCCAACACCCGCGGCCTGCAATTCCTGGATGATGCGAAGATCAAGAATCTGATGAGCCGCGCCGCGATGGACGGGTTCCAAGTGGCGGTTCATGCGATCGGCGACGCCGCCAACGCGCAGGTGCTGGATGCGATCGAGGAGTTGTCGGCGACGTACGAAGGTGACCGCCGCTGGCGGATCGAGCATGCGCAGATTATCGATCCCGCCGATCTGCCGCGCTTCGCCAAATATAAGGTCGTGGCATCGATGCAGCCGACCCACGCCACCTCGGATCACATCATGGCGGTCAAACGGCTCGGGCCGGGCCGGCTCAAGGGCGCATATGCGTGGAAGACGATGCTGGACAATCACGTCACGCTCGCCTTCGGATCCGACTATCCGGTCGAAAATCCCAACCCCTTCCCGGGCATGGCCGATGCAGTCACGCGGGAGGACGCGGCGGGCGATCCCCCGGGCGGCTTTCTGCCCGAGGAGAAGATCAGCCTGACGCAGGCCTTGGCGGCCTTCACCACCGGCGCCGCTTATGCCGCCAAGGCCGAAGATCGCATTGGCAGCCTTACGCCCGGTCATTTCGCCGATTTCATCCTGCTCGACCGCGATCCGTTCCAAATCGATTCGCGCGCATTGCGGGAGACTAAGGTATTGGAGACATGGATCGGCGGCGTTCGCGCCTGGGTACGGACTGGCAGCTAA
- a CDS encoding NAD(P)-dependent oxidoreductase, with translation MAKIGFIGMGVMGAPIAGHLAAAGHDVTIYNRSGDKAAAWLAKYSGKSAATPALASEGADAVFACVGADHDLEEVTLGEDGAFGAMRPGALFVDHTTVSAHIARRLAVEGQERGLLVVDAPVSGGQAGAENGKLAIMCGATHEAFDHAEPLMQAYAARIVHVGEAGAGQTAKMCNQIAIAGVIQGVAESLRFAQAAGLDTGKVFEAISAGAAGSWQMQNRWATMAQDQFDFGFAVDWMRKDLGLALEEARSNGATLPVAALVDQFYAEVQQLGGGRQDTSSIVRRLGR, from the coding sequence ATGGCAAAAATTGGGTTCATCGGAATGGGCGTGATGGGCGCGCCGATCGCCGGACATCTCGCCGCTGCCGGACACGACGTGACCATCTATAATCGCAGCGGCGACAAAGCCGCAGCATGGCTGGCCAAATATTCCGGCAAGAGCGCCGCGACCCCGGCTCTTGCTTCTGAGGGTGCGGATGCGGTTTTCGCCTGCGTTGGGGCGGATCATGATCTGGAAGAGGTGACGCTTGGCGAAGACGGCGCCTTCGGGGCGATGCGTCCGGGTGCACTGTTCGTCGACCACACGACCGTCTCCGCCCACATCGCCCGCCGACTTGCCGTGGAGGGGCAGGAGCGCGGCTTGCTGGTGGTCGATGCGCCGGTATCGGGCGGCCAGGCCGGCGCGGAAAATGGCAAGCTCGCCATCATGTGCGGCGCAACGCATGAGGCGTTCGACCATGCCGAGCCGCTGATGCAAGCTTATGCCGCGCGCATCGTCCATGTCGGCGAAGCCGGCGCCGGCCAGACGGCCAAGATGTGCAACCAGATTGCGATCGCGGGGGTAATCCAGGGTGTGGCCGAATCGCTGCGCTTCGCCCAAGCCGCGGGTCTCGACACCGGCAAGGTATTCGAGGCGATCTCGGCGGGCGCCGCGGGAAGCTGGCAGATGCAGAATCGCTGGGCGACGATGGCGCAGGATCAATTCGATTTCGGCTTCGCGGTCGATTGGATGCGCAAGGATCTGGGCCTCGCGCTGGAGGAGGCGCGCAGCAACGGCGCGACCTTGCCGGTCGCGGCATTGGTGGACCAATTTTACGCCGAGGTGCAGCAGCTGGGCGGCGGTCGCCAGGACACATCCTCGATCGTGCGGAGACTCGGCCGATGA
- a CDS encoding threonine ammonia-lyase, whose product MATLTKSAAADPLPITLDDVRAAHARIAASIVRTPTLISRTLGQLTGATVYLKFENLQFTAAYKERGALNKLLQMDDAARTRGVIAASAGNHAQGLAYHGARLGIPVTIVMPRTTPNVKVSQTQGHGATVILHGENVDDSLAHARELASERGLTIVHPFNDEQVIAGQGTVALEMLAAAPDIDTMIIPIGGGGLISGCATVAKAQGNIEVIGVEAELYPSMYNRIKGTSLPCHGDTLAEGIAVKEPGSITSGIVTQLVDDIVLVSERSLEQAVSLLLQIEKTVVEGAGAAGLAALFAYPDRFAGKTVGIVLCGGNIDTRLLANVLLRDLARSGRLARLRIKLQDRPGALYNVARIFDQEQVNIIEVYHQRVFSTLPAKGLITDIECETRDAAHLARLMAALEAEGYDASPVELA is encoded by the coding sequence ATGGCCACGCTTACCAAGTCCGCCGCAGCCGACCCGCTGCCCATAACTCTCGACGATGTTCGTGCCGCGCACGCGCGCATCGCCGCGTCGATCGTGCGGACGCCGACGCTTATTAGCCGCACGCTGGGTCAGCTCACGGGCGCGACCGTTTATCTCAAATTCGAGAATTTGCAGTTCACCGCCGCTTATAAAGAGCGCGGCGCGCTCAATAAGTTGCTGCAGATGGACGACGCCGCGCGCACCCGCGGCGTGATTGCGGCCTCGGCCGGCAATCATGCCCAGGGGCTAGCCTATCATGGCGCACGCCTCGGCATTCCGGTCACGATCGTGATGCCGCGCACCACCCCCAACGTTAAGGTCAGCCAGACCCAGGGCCATGGCGCGACCGTGATCCTGCACGGCGAGAATGTGGACGATTCGCTGGCGCATGCGCGCGAACTGGCGTCCGAGCGCGGCCTGACCATCGTTCACCCGTTCAATGACGAGCAGGTGATTGCGGGCCAGGGCACGGTCGCGCTGGAGATGCTGGCGGCGGCGCCCGACATCGACACGATGATCATCCCGATTGGCGGCGGCGGGCTGATCTCCGGTTGCGCGACGGTTGCCAAGGCGCAGGGCAACATCGAGGTGATCGGCGTCGAGGCCGAGCTCTATCCGTCCATGTATAATCGCATCAAGGGCACCAGCCTGCCTTGCCACGGCGACACGCTCGCCGAGGGCATTGCGGTGAAGGAACCGGGCTCGATCACATCGGGGATCGTCACGCAGCTTGTCGACGATATCGTCCTGGTCTCGGAGCGCTCGTTGGAGCAGGCAGTGTCGCTGCTGCTGCAGATCGAGAAGACAGTTGTCGAAGGCGCGGGCGCGGCGGGGCTGGCTGCGTTGTTCGCCTATCCCGACCGCTTTGCCGGCAAGACCGTGGGCATCGTGCTATGCGGCGGCAATATCGACACCCGCCTGCTCGCCAACGTGCTGTTGCGTGACCTTGCCCGCTCCGGCCGGCTCGCGCGCCTGCGCATCAAGCTGCAGGATCGGCCGGGCGCGCTCTACAATGTCGCGCGCATCTTCGATCAAGAGCAGGTCAACATCATCGAGGTCTATCACCAGCGCGTCTTTTCGACGCTGCCGGCGAAGGGCCTGATCACCGATATCGAGTGCGAAACGCGCGATGCGGCCCATCTCGCGCGCCTGATGGCGGCTCTCGAGGCAGAGGGATATGACGCCAGCCCGGTCGAACTCGCCTGA
- a CDS encoding arginyltransferase, which yields MSAQFKFPRFFVTSPAPCPYLPGRTERKVFTELAGSHAAELNEALGRIGFRRSQGVAYRPSCTDCQACVSVRVVASEFSPNATQRKQMRRHADLVVNMCEPWTTEEQFSLLRRYLAARHPGGGMAEMDELDFADMVEQTPVTTFMIEYREPPQGGRPGKLVGACLTDQQSDGLSMVYSFFDPAHETRPGLGTFIILDHIQRARAARLSFVYLGYWVKGSARMQYKVRFQPIERLGPNGWRRFDTAETGPELPPVRGGMKFPKL from the coding sequence GTGAGTGCGCAGTTCAAATTTCCGAGGTTCTTCGTCACCTCGCCTGCGCCATGCCCCTATCTGCCGGGGCGGACGGAGCGCAAGGTTTTCACCGAACTGGCCGGCAGTCATGCCGCCGAGTTGAACGAAGCGCTGGGCCGGATCGGCTTTCGGCGCAGTCAGGGTGTTGCCTATCGCCCGAGTTGCACCGATTGCCAGGCCTGCGTCTCGGTGCGGGTGGTGGCAAGTGAGTTCAGCCCCAATGCTACCCAACGCAAGCAGATGCGCCGCCACGCGGATCTCGTGGTAAATATGTGCGAGCCGTGGACGACCGAAGAGCAATTCTCGCTGCTGCGTCGCTATCTCGCCGCGCGCCACCCGGGCGGGGGCATGGCCGAGATGGACGAGCTCGATTTTGCCGACATGGTCGAGCAGACGCCGGTCACCACCTTCATGATCGAATATCGTGAGCCGCCGCAGGGTGGACGGCCTGGGAAGCTGGTCGGCGCCTGCCTGACCGATCAGCAGTCAGACGGCCTGTCGATGGTCTACAGCTTCTTCGATCCCGCGCACGAGACGCGGCCGGGGCTCGGGACCTTCATCATTCTCGACCATATTCAGCGCGCTCGCGCCGCGCGCCTGTCGTTCGTTTATCTCGGCTATTGGGTGAAGGGCTCGGCGCGGATGCAATATAAGGTCCGCTTCCAGCCGATCGAGCGGCTTGGCCCCAATGGCTGGCGCCGGTTCGATACGGCCGAGACCGGACCGGAGCTGCCGCCCGTCAGGGGCGGCATGAAATTTCCCAAGCTCTAA